In Janthinobacterium sp. 67, a genomic segment contains:
- a CDS encoding YgiQ family radical SAM protein has protein sequence MSRAEMDALGWDQCDVILVTGDAYIDHPSFGMALVGRLLEAQGYRVGIISQPDWLSADAFRILGKPRLYYGITAGNMDSMVNQYTADRKIRSDDAYTANAEPNKRPDRAVTVYAQRAREAYPDVPIVIGSIEASLRRIAHYDYWSDKVRRSVLPDSKADLLIFGNAERALVDLTHRLAAGESIKDIRNLRGTAFMVPSGWLPGDDWGVHNSTRVDVPGKIDPHYSPYEMVQEDKTACATENASKSAEVIKPIRIMSREERLAMAKEKHDKTVVRLPSYDVVKDDPVMYAHASRVFHLESNPGNARAMVQAHGERDVWLNPPPLPLAMDEMDGVYDMNYARAPHPSYGKAHIPAWEMIRFSVNIMRGCFGGCTFCSITEHEGRIIQSRSEPSILREIEHIRDKTKGFTGTISDMGGPTANMYRLACKEKEIEVSCRRLSCVYPSICVNLGTDHSKLISLYRKARAIPGIKKVLISSGLRYDLAVRSPEYVKELVTHHVGGLLKIAPEHTEEGTLSKMMKPGIGAYDEFKEMFDRFSLEAGKKQYLIPYFIAAHPGTTDVDMLNLALWLKKNNFKLDQVQTFMPTPMAMATTMYHTRKNPLRKVTADSEVVETARSGKIRRTHKAFLRYQDPANWPILREALVNMGRGDLIGNGDKHLIPAWTSSESGGLAAGERSRQTHGAGTPDKFKVTPGKNRIALGGTAAAPKATAVESKVRPSILSTIKTKAKPAAVPMGRGGKPPAKGGHGAPARGGRK, from the coding sequence ATGTCGCGTGCCGAGATGGACGCGCTGGGCTGGGACCAGTGCGACGTCATCCTCGTCACGGGCGACGCCTACATCGACCATCCGAGTTTCGGCATGGCCCTCGTCGGCCGCCTGCTTGAAGCGCAAGGTTACCGCGTTGGCATCATCAGCCAGCCGGACTGGCTGTCGGCCGACGCGTTCCGCATCCTCGGCAAGCCGCGTTTGTACTACGGCATTACCGCCGGCAACATGGATTCCATGGTCAACCAGTACACGGCCGACCGCAAGATCCGCTCCGACGACGCCTACACGGCGAATGCCGAACCGAACAAGCGCCCGGATCGCGCCGTCACCGTGTACGCCCAGCGCGCGCGCGAAGCGTATCCCGACGTGCCCATCGTCATCGGCAGTATCGAAGCATCGTTGCGCCGCATCGCCCATTACGATTACTGGTCGGACAAGGTCCGCCGTTCCGTTTTGCCCGATTCCAAGGCCGATTTGCTGATCTTCGGCAATGCCGAGCGGGCGCTGGTCGACCTGACGCACCGTCTGGCCGCCGGCGAATCGATCAAGGATATCCGCAACCTGCGCGGCACGGCCTTCATGGTGCCGTCCGGCTGGCTGCCCGGCGACGACTGGGGCGTGCACAATTCCACCCGCGTCGACGTGCCCGGCAAGATCGATCCGCACTACAGCCCCTACGAGATGGTGCAGGAAGACAAGACCGCCTGCGCCACGGAAAATGCATCGAAATCGGCCGAAGTCATCAAGCCTATCCGCATCATGAGCCGCGAAGAGCGCCTGGCCATGGCCAAGGAAAAGCACGACAAGACGGTCGTGCGCCTGCCATCGTACGACGTCGTCAAGGATGACCCCGTCATGTACGCGCATGCGTCGCGCGTGTTCCACCTGGAATCGAATCCCGGCAATGCGCGCGCCATGGTGCAGGCGCACGGCGAACGCGACGTGTGGCTCAACCCGCCGCCGCTGCCGCTGGCCATGGACGAGATGGATGGCGTGTACGACATGAATTACGCGCGCGCCCCACACCCGAGCTATGGCAAGGCGCATATCCCGGCCTGGGAAATGATCCGCTTTTCCGTCAACATCATGCGCGGCTGCTTCGGCGGCTGTACTTTCTGCTCGATTACCGAGCATGAAGGCCGCATCATCCAGAGCCGTTCGGAACCGTCGATCCTGCGCGAAATCGAGCATATCCGCGATAAAACCAAAGGTTTTACGGGCACCATTTCCGATATGGGCGGCCCGACGGCGAATATGTACCGCCTGGCGTGCAAGGAAAAAGAGATCGAAGTGTCGTGCCGCCGCCTGTCGTGCGTCTACCCATCCATCTGCGTGAACCTGGGCACCGACCACAGCAAGCTCATTTCCCTGTACCGCAAGGCGCGCGCCATTCCTGGCATCAAGAAAGTCTTGATCAGCTCGGGTCTGCGCTATGACCTGGCCGTGCGTTCGCCCGAGTACGTGAAGGAACTGGTCACGCACCACGTCGGCGGCTTGCTGAAGATTGCCCCTGAGCACACGGAAGAGGGCACCTTGTCGAAGATGATGAAGCCCGGCATCGGCGCGTATGACGAATTCAAGGAAATGTTCGACCGTTTCTCCTTGGAAGCGGGCAAGAAGCAGTATCTGATCCCGTACTTCATCGCCGCCCATCCGGGCACGACGGACGTGGACATGCTGAACCTGGCCCTGTGGCTGAAGAAAAACAATTTCAAGCTGGACCAGGTGCAAACCTTCATGCCCACGCCGATGGCCATGGCCACGACGATGTATCACACGCGCAAGAATCCTTTGCGCAAGGTCACGGCGGACTCGGAAGTGGTGGAAACGGCCCGCAGCGGCAAGATCCGCCGCACGCACAAGGCTTTCCTGCGCTACCAGGACCCGGCCAACTGGCCTATCCTGCGCGAAGCGCTGGTCAACATGGGCCGTGGCGACTTGATCGGCAATGGCGACAAGCATTTGATACCCGCCTGGACGTCGTCGGAATCGGGCGGCCTGGCCGCAGGCGAACGCAGCCGCCAGACGCATGGCGCCGGCACGCCGGACAAGTTCAAGGTGACGCCGGGCAAGAACCGCATCGCCCTGGGCGGCACGGCTGCCGCGCCGAAGGCGACGGCCGTCGAGTCGAAAGTGCGCCCATCGATCTTGTCGACCATCAAAACCAAGGCCAAGCCGGCCGCCGTGCCGATGGGGCGTGGCGGCAAGCCGCCAGCCAAGGGCGGCCATGGGGCGCCGGCGCGGGGCGGACGCAAGTAA
- a CDS encoding DUF4404 family protein, which produces MDSKLKESLQQLQSTIASGDPVDEETHGLLQQLNGDIQQLLEKRAAQEQEEESTTYGLAERSQELSAKFAVKHPKLEPALRELGEILANMGI; this is translated from the coding sequence ATGGATAGCAAACTCAAGGAATCGTTGCAACAGCTGCAATCGACCATCGCATCTGGCGATCCTGTGGATGAAGAAACGCATGGTTTGCTGCAACAGCTCAATGGCGATATTCAGCAGCTGCTGGAAAAGCGCGCCGCGCAGGAACAGGAAGAAGAGTCGACCACCTACGGACTGGCCGAGCGCAGCCAGGAATTGTCGGCCAAGTTTGCGGTCAAGCATCCGAAACTGGAGCCGGCGCTGCGGGAACTTGGTGAGATTCTGGCGAATATGGGGATCTGA
- a CDS encoding VF530 family DNA-binding protein — MSQQDLNGITLEAIVTRLQAHYGWDGLAKHIDINCFISDPSIKSSLKFLRKTPWARSKVEQLFLDTQFTD; from the coding sequence ATGAGTCAGCAAGATTTGAATGGCATTACCCTGGAAGCGATTGTGACGCGCCTGCAAGCCCATTACGGTTGGGATGGCCTGGCCAAGCACATCGATATCAATTGCTTCATCAGCGATCCCAGCATTAAGTCGAGCCTGAAGTTTTTGCGCAAGACCCCGTGGGCCAGAAGCAAGGTGGAACAATTGTTCCTGGACACACAATTTACCGACTGA
- a CDS encoding M3 family metallopeptidase translates to MIRPQLLVIAASVMLAHAAPSAMAAATAKSAPAAAVSAQNPLLKASPLPFQMPQFGLIKDEHYAPAFAEGMKRQLAEVNAIANNRQAPTFENTIVALERTGQLLHRVQSIFSNMTSTNTNAVLEAVEVDVSPKLAAHGDAITLNPKLFTRIDTLYAKRDKLGLDAESLRLLERYHTDFVRAGAKLSDADKEKLKAYNAEQAGLETAFAQNVLKETNAKSIVVDTRAELAGMTDSDIDTAAAAAKERGLTGKFVIALVNTSGQPPLAVLTDRKTRQRLMDASLNRGSQGGEFDNRAIVLKLAKLRAERATLLGYANYAAYSLEDQTAKTTTAVNTLLSELAKPAVANARREAADLQQVVDAEKGGFQVAAADWAIYTDKLRKQRFNFDENELKPYLELNSVLNNGVFFAANKLYGISFKQRTDLPVYNPDVRVYDVTDANGKPLALFIADFYARGNKHGGAWMNEYVSQSMLMGTHPVVANQLNIPKPPAGQPTLLTFDEVTTMFHEFGHALHGMFSNVKYPRFAGTSVPSDFVEYPSQVNEMWAVWPEVLQNYAKHYQSGAAMPQELLDKVTAAKKFNQGFMTTEYLSAALLDQRWHQLAPSQIPTDVLAFEAASLKDAGVDYAPVPPRYRTTYFSHSFSGGYSAAYYAYLWSEKLDAESVNWFKENGGLTRKNGDWFRSKLLSRGGSVDALQLFRDFRGRDATVEPLLERRGLNAK, encoded by the coding sequence ATGATCCGTCCACAACTGCTCGTCATCGCCGCCAGCGTCATGCTGGCCCACGCCGCCCCATCCGCCATGGCTGCCGCCACCGCAAAATCCGCGCCTGCCGCCGCCGTCAGCGCCCAGAACCCCTTGCTGAAAGCCAGTCCGCTGCCATTCCAGATGCCGCAGTTCGGCCTGATCAAGGACGAACACTACGCGCCGGCGTTTGCCGAAGGCATGAAACGCCAGCTGGCCGAAGTCAACGCCATTGCCAACAACCGCCAGGCGCCGACCTTCGAGAACACCATCGTGGCGCTCGAGCGTACGGGGCAGTTGCTGCACCGCGTGCAGAGCATCTTCAGCAACATGACGTCGACCAATACCAATGCCGTGCTGGAAGCGGTGGAAGTGGACGTGTCGCCGAAACTGGCCGCGCATGGCGATGCGATCACCTTGAATCCGAAGCTGTTTACCCGCATCGACACCCTGTACGCCAAGCGCGACAAGCTGGGCCTCGATGCCGAATCCTTGCGCCTGCTGGAACGCTATCACACGGATTTCGTGCGCGCCGGCGCCAAGCTGTCCGATGCGGACAAGGAAAAATTGAAAGCCTACAACGCCGAACAGGCGGGCCTGGAAACGGCCTTCGCGCAAAACGTGCTGAAGGAAACGAATGCCAAGAGCATCGTCGTCGACACCCGTGCCGAACTGGCCGGCATGACGGACAGCGATATCGACACGGCCGCCGCCGCCGCCAAGGAACGCGGCCTGACGGGCAAGTTTGTCATTGCTCTGGTGAACACCAGCGGCCAGCCGCCGCTGGCCGTATTGACGGATCGTAAGACACGCCAGCGCCTGATGGATGCGTCGCTGAACCGGGGCAGCCAGGGCGGCGAGTTCGACAACCGCGCCATCGTATTGAAACTGGCGAAACTGCGCGCCGAACGGGCCACCTTGCTCGGTTACGCCAACTACGCCGCGTATTCGCTGGAGGACCAGACGGCCAAGACGACGACGGCCGTCAACACCCTGCTGTCGGAACTGGCGAAACCAGCCGTCGCCAACGCGCGCCGCGAAGCGGCCGACCTGCAACAAGTGGTCGATGCGGAAAAAGGCGGTTTCCAGGTGGCGGCGGCCGACTGGGCCATCTACACGGACAAGCTGCGCAAGCAACGGTTCAATTTCGATGAAAACGAGCTGAAACCGTACCTGGAATTGAACAGCGTGCTGAACAACGGCGTCTTCTTTGCCGCCAATAAACTGTACGGCATCAGCTTCAAGCAGCGTACTGATCTACCGGTGTACAACCCGGACGTGCGCGTCTACGACGTGACGGACGCCAACGGCAAGCCGCTGGCCCTGTTCATCGCCGATTTCTATGCGCGCGGCAACAAGCATGGCGGCGCGTGGATGAATGAATACGTGTCGCAGTCAATGCTGATGGGCACGCATCCGGTCGTGGCCAACCAGCTGAACATTCCGAAGCCGCCGGCCGGCCAGCCGACCTTGCTGACGTTCGATGAAGTGACGACCATGTTCCATGAATTCGGCCATGCGCTGCACGGCATGTTTTCGAACGTGAAGTACCCGCGCTTTGCCGGCACCAGCGTGCCGAGCGACTTCGTCGAGTATCCATCGCAAGTCAATGAAATGTGGGCCGTCTGGCCGGAAGTGCTGCAAAACTATGCCAAGCACTATCAGAGCGGCGCGGCCATGCCGCAGGAATTGCTCGACAAGGTGACGGCGGCGAAGAAATTCAACCAGGGTTTCATGACGACGGAATACCTGTCGGCGGCCCTGCTGGACCAGCGCTGGCACCAGCTGGCGCCAAGCCAGATCCCGACCGACGTGCTGGCCTTTGAAGCGGCATCGCTGAAAGACGCGGGCGTCGATTACGCGCCCGTGCCGCCGCGCTACCGCACCACGTATTTCTCGCACAGCTTCTCGGGCGGCTACTCGGCCGCGTATTACGCCTACCTGTGGTCGGAAAAGCTGGATGCGGAATCGGTCAACTGGTTCAAGGAAAACGGCGGCCTGACGCGCAAGAATGGCGACTGGTTCCGCAGCAAGTTATTGTCGCGCGGCGGCAGCGTCGATGCGCTGCAACTGTTCCGTGACTTCCGCGGCCGTGATGCCACCGTGGAACCATTGCTGGAACGCCGCGGCTTGAACGCCAAGTAA